The proteins below come from a single Myxococcota bacterium genomic window:
- a CDS encoding aminopeptidase, whose amino-acid sequence MRAALLAALVCASGCYYGHLARGQARLWLERKAVDDLLADPGVDPALARRLALVASVRAFAADLGLAVGRHYTSYVAWPGDRIVTTVVATRPREVEARGFWFPIVGRVPYKGWFDRARAEREAERLRAEGLDVCVSPVAAYSTLGWLSDPLTGPMLRADDAELVEVVLHELVHATVYVAGDADLSESAATFVGQEGAIAYLARRGLAGDARPPAELAARRAERTRERRALARALLALRDEVGALYAALPPDAPADLVATRRRALEVAARERIAQDVYGGGEAGRAAAAPLRLGDACLALRGTYAAALPLHEATFHALGDDLRAFVARLVEAARAPDPRAALFGDANALARPRD is encoded by the coding sequence ATGCGGGCCGCGCTCCTCGCCGCGCTCGTGTGCGCGAGCGGCTGCTACTACGGACATCTCGCGCGCGGGCAGGCGCGCCTGTGGCTCGAGCGCAAGGCGGTCGACGACCTGCTCGCCGACCCCGGCGTCGACCCCGCGCTCGCGCGCCGCCTCGCGCTCGTCGCGTCCGTGCGCGCGTTCGCGGCCGACCTCGGGCTCGCGGTCGGCCGGCACTATACGAGCTACGTCGCGTGGCCGGGCGATCGCATCGTCACGACCGTGGTCGCGACGCGGCCGCGCGAGGTCGAGGCGCGCGGCTTCTGGTTCCCGATCGTCGGTCGCGTTCCGTACAAGGGCTGGTTCGATCGCGCGCGCGCCGAGCGCGAGGCCGAGCGGCTGCGCGCGGAGGGGCTCGACGTCTGCGTCTCGCCGGTCGCGGCCTACTCGACGCTCGGCTGGCTCTCCGATCCGCTGACCGGGCCGATGCTGCGCGCCGACGACGCGGAGCTCGTCGAGGTCGTGCTGCACGAGCTCGTGCACGCGACCGTGTACGTGGCGGGCGACGCCGACCTCTCCGAGAGCGCGGCGACGTTCGTCGGACAGGAGGGCGCGATCGCCTACCTCGCGCGCCGCGGGCTCGCGGGCGACGCGCGCCCGCCCGCCGAGCTCGCGGCCCGGCGCGCCGAGCGCACGCGCGAGCGACGCGCGCTCGCGCGCGCGCTGCTCGCGCTCCGCGACGAGGTCGGCGCGCTCTACGCCGCGCTGCCGCCCGACGCGCCCGCGGACCTCGTCGCGACGCGCCGGCGCGCGCTCGAGGTCGCCGCGCGCGAGCGCATCGCGCAGGACGTCTACGGAGGCGGCGAGGCGGGACGCGCGGCGGCCGCGCCGCTGCGCCTCGGCGATGCGTGCCTCGCCCTGCGCGGGACGTACGCGGCCGCCCTGCCGCTGCACGAAGCGACCTTCCACGCACTCGGCGACGACCTCCGCGCCTTCGTCGCCCGGCTCGTCGAGGCGGCCCGCGCGCCCGACCCGCGCGCCGCGCTGTTCGGCGACGCGAACGCCCTCGCCCGCCCGCGCGACTGA
- a CDS encoding methyltransferase domain-containing protein has translation MSSSAHLVLPSARLAGRDIAELHPHAVTDDERVREMLHRLEREQVWLHRGMNRMILPERARIRSLAGDRVELETENFARTGRTQIYFSFVLDGQPYFFAADRIGHEDRGGLAIAVPKAIHHFERRDHDRVRSHGEIALVAAEGHRFAASVLDESPGGLGVAVRVGDGADHLVSVGARLEVLRGDERGVGVVRSASSAPTEGGGWRRVGLTVTPFPRSTPVVPERVDPAAERSVAASAWRTVRVAAGAARGAVAERVGLARAPRVEVVDFASADGERLRGIVDGWGDPRGATAVVIPPAWGRTKETLLPLARTIVATFRKLREPVVVLRYDGIRKRGESHNDPECAAPGREQLHFTFSQGVRDLEAAFDFLERDERFRPKRSVLVSFSAASIESRQFLAQRARGRAAAWICVVGTADLQSMMRRIAGGVDYLRGAQRGVRFGLQEVLGVVVDMDRAARDAIDTELWSLENARADFARIDVPIVWLRGLHDAWMDRSRIEDVLSVGDARERRILDVPTGHQLKSSAEALETFQLVASEIARTALGRIVTPALPDLADLAARGRAERRRLPRPALDAEAFWRAYLLGSPDEDGRAVGIELMNETSSYRELMEAQTRGLDLRAGQRVLDVGAGTGAFPRALARSAGALPAEIVEVDLVAEALERARERIEALGLHERTRVRYVRADLATPEGAAALAAEGPFDAALASLVISYVDDPAALLRAIGAALPPGGRLVASSLRRDADISQIFQSGIAELEAGVLAGETFGLGSAEVRDAARSFLNAGARLVDLEELGAFRFYDGEELASLLAEAGFEVESTSAAFGTPPQAWVVVGRRR, from the coding sequence ATGTCGTCCTCCGCCCATCTCGTGCTCCCGTCCGCCCGCCTCGCGGGGCGCGATATCGCCGAGCTGCACCCGCACGCCGTGACCGACGACGAGCGCGTGCGCGAGATGCTGCACCGCCTCGAGCGCGAGCAGGTGTGGCTGCACCGGGGCATGAACCGGATGATCCTCCCCGAGCGCGCGCGCATCCGCTCGCTCGCAGGCGACCGCGTCGAGCTCGAGACCGAGAACTTCGCGCGCACCGGCCGCACGCAGATCTACTTCAGCTTCGTGCTCGACGGGCAGCCGTACTTCTTCGCGGCCGACCGCATCGGCCACGAGGATCGCGGCGGCCTCGCGATCGCGGTGCCGAAGGCGATCCACCACTTCGAGCGGCGCGACCACGACCGCGTGCGCTCGCACGGCGAGATCGCGCTCGTCGCGGCGGAGGGACACCGCTTCGCGGCGTCGGTGCTCGACGAGTCGCCCGGCGGACTCGGCGTCGCCGTGCGCGTCGGCGACGGCGCCGACCACCTCGTGTCGGTCGGCGCGCGCCTCGAGGTGCTCCGAGGCGACGAGCGCGGCGTGGGCGTCGTGCGCAGCGCGTCGTCGGCACCGACGGAAGGCGGCGGCTGGCGCCGCGTGGGCCTCACGGTGACGCCGTTCCCGCGCTCGACGCCCGTCGTGCCCGAGCGCGTCGACCCCGCGGCCGAGCGGTCGGTCGCCGCGAGCGCGTGGCGCACGGTGCGCGTCGCAGCGGGCGCCGCGCGCGGCGCGGTCGCCGAGCGCGTCGGGCTCGCGCGCGCGCCGCGCGTCGAGGTCGTCGACTTCGCGTCCGCGGACGGCGAGCGGCTGCGCGGCATCGTCGACGGCTGGGGCGACCCGCGCGGCGCGACCGCGGTCGTGATCCCGCCCGCGTGGGGGCGGACGAAGGAGACGCTGCTCCCGCTCGCGCGCACGATCGTCGCGACGTTCCGCAAGCTGCGCGAGCCGGTCGTCGTGCTCCGCTACGACGGCATCCGCAAGCGCGGCGAGTCGCACAACGATCCCGAGTGCGCGGCGCCCGGCCGCGAGCAGCTCCACTTCACGTTCTCGCAGGGCGTGCGCGATCTCGAGGCGGCGTTCGACTTCCTCGAGCGCGACGAGCGCTTCCGCCCGAAGCGCAGCGTGCTCGTGAGCTTCAGCGCCGCGTCGATCGAGTCGCGCCAGTTCCTGGCGCAGCGCGCGCGCGGGCGCGCTGCCGCCTGGATCTGCGTCGTCGGGACGGCCGACCTGCAGTCGATGATGCGCCGCATCGCCGGGGGCGTGGACTACCTGCGCGGCGCGCAGCGCGGCGTGCGCTTCGGTCTGCAGGAGGTGCTCGGCGTCGTCGTCGACATGGACCGCGCGGCGCGCGACGCCATCGACACGGAGCTCTGGTCGCTCGAGAACGCGCGCGCCGACTTCGCGCGCATCGACGTGCCGATCGTCTGGCTGCGCGGCCTCCACGACGCGTGGATGGACCGCTCCCGCATCGAGGACGTGCTGAGCGTCGGCGACGCGCGCGAGCGGCGCATCCTCGACGTGCCGACCGGGCACCAGCTGAAGTCGAGTGCGGAGGCGCTCGAGACCTTCCAGCTCGTCGCGTCCGAGATCGCGCGCACGGCGCTCGGGCGCATCGTGACGCCCGCGCTCCCCGACCTCGCCGACCTCGCCGCGCGCGGACGCGCCGAGCGGCGGCGGCTGCCGCGTCCCGCGCTCGACGCGGAGGCGTTCTGGCGCGCCTACCTGCTGGGCTCGCCCGACGAGGACGGGCGCGCCGTCGGCATCGAGCTGATGAACGAGACGTCGAGCTATCGCGAGCTGATGGAGGCGCAGACGCGCGGCCTCGACCTGCGCGCGGGCCAGCGCGTGCTCGACGTGGGCGCGGGGACCGGCGCGTTCCCGCGCGCGCTCGCGCGGAGCGCGGGCGCGCTCCCCGCGGAGATCGTCGAGGTCGACCTCGTGGCCGAGGCGCTCGAGCGCGCGCGCGAGCGCATCGAGGCGCTCGGCCTGCACGAGCGCACGCGCGTGCGCTACGTGCGCGCCGACCTGGCGACGCCCGAAGGCGCCGCGGCGCTCGCGGCCGAGGGGCCGTTCGACGCCGCGCTCGCGTCGCTCGTGATCTCCTACGTCGACGACCCCGCCGCGCTGCTGCGCGCGATCGGCGCCGCGCTGCCGCCGGGCGGCCGGCTCGTCGCGTCGAGCCTGCGCCGCGACGCCGACATCTCGCAGATCTTCCAGAGCGGCATCGCCGAGCTCGAGGCGGGCGTGCTCGCGGGCGAGACGTTCGGGCTCGGCAGCGCGGAGGTGCGCGACGCGGCGCGCTCCTTCCTGAACGCGGGCGCGCGGCTCGTCGACCTCGAGGAGCTCGGGGCGTTCCGCTTCTACGACGGCGAGGAGCTGGCGTCGCTGCTCGCCGAGGCCGGCTTCGAGGTCGAGTCGACGAGCGCGGCCTTCGGTACGCCGCCCCAGGCGTGGGTGGTCGTGGGGCGGCGTCGCTGA
- a CDS encoding GDP-mannose 4,6-dehydratase has protein sequence MRVYVTGGRGFVGRHLERRLRALGLDVLGCDAGAAEVDVTDRDAIRRALDEAAPDAVVHLAAQSSVARSFAEPASSFRVNYLGAVNLLDAVAAQPRRPRVLLVGSADQYGGRAPGSPPLRESDALRPASPYARSKAAAELLGRAAIARGADVVAVRAFNHSGPGQAPHFVAASFAEQLAQVAAGRRAPVLRVGNLASVRDLLHVDDVVDAYAALLTPDAPPGVYNVASGRPHAIRELLDALVAAADVDVAIEVDPARVRPTDQLTGDAAKLRAATGWEPAHDLAALARALTEDFRARVAASAA, from the coding sequence ATGCGCGTGTACGTGACCGGCGGGCGCGGCTTCGTCGGCCGCCATCTCGAACGCCGCCTGCGCGCGCTCGGGCTCGACGTCCTCGGCTGCGACGCCGGCGCGGCCGAGGTCGACGTCACCGACCGCGACGCGATCCGCCGCGCGCTCGACGAGGCCGCGCCGGACGCCGTCGTCCACCTGGCCGCCCAGAGCTCGGTCGCCCGCTCGTTCGCGGAGCCCGCGTCGTCGTTCCGCGTGAACTACCTCGGCGCCGTGAACCTGCTCGACGCCGTCGCCGCGCAACCGCGCCGCCCGCGCGTCCTGCTCGTCGGCTCCGCCGACCAGTACGGCGGACGCGCGCCCGGGAGCCCTCCGCTGCGCGAGTCCGACGCGCTCCGCCCCGCCTCGCCCTATGCGCGCTCGAAAGCCGCCGCCGAGCTGCTCGGTCGCGCGGCGATCGCGCGCGGCGCCGACGTCGTCGCGGTGCGCGCGTTCAACCACTCGGGGCCCGGACAGGCGCCGCACTTCGTCGCCGCGAGCTTCGCCGAGCAGCTCGCACAGGTCGCCGCCGGGCGGCGCGCACCCGTGCTGCGCGTCGGCAACCTGGCGAGCGTGCGCGACCTCCTGCACGTCGACGACGTCGTCGATGCCTACGCCGCGCTGCTCACCCCGGACGCACCGCCCGGCGTGTACAACGTCGCGAGCGGCCGCCCGCACGCGATCCGCGAGCTGCTCGACGCGCTCGTCGCGGCCGCGGACGTCGACGTCGCGATCGAGGTCGACCCCGCGCGCGTGCGGCCGACCGACCAGCTGACGGGCGACGCCGCGAAGCTGCGCGCGGCGACGGGCTGGGAGCCCGCGCACGACCTCGCCGCGCTCGCGCGCGCGCTCACCGAGGACTTCCGCGCGCGCGTCGCCGCGAGCGCTGCGTGA
- a CDS encoding 50S ribosomal protein L11 methyltransferase codes for MARDRDRFVSLRVEAGSPEAAEIAAAEAWEAGASGVEEGADGLSLTVYAPRAAAPAIARALAAVASEALALRVDAPVEIEDVEWSEAWKEGLAPIVVSERLVVRPSFRSAPLAPGQVDVAIDPGQAFGTGAHASTFLALACMDERLARAPASRVLDVGTGSGVLALCALRLGAARAVGFDLDPLAAPAARAAARANGLDARLDVFTGGVDALGARARGFDLVVANLLRGELLPIAQEVAACVAPGGALVLAGLLDRDAPPVAARFARTTPPLAIASRRERIDADGECWVGLVLERASG; via the coding sequence ATGGCCCGAGATCGCGATCGCTTCGTGTCCCTGCGCGTCGAGGCGGGCTCGCCCGAGGCGGCCGAGATCGCGGCGGCCGAGGCGTGGGAGGCCGGCGCGAGCGGCGTCGAGGAGGGCGCGGACGGACTGTCGCTCACGGTCTACGCCCCGCGCGCCGCGGCGCCCGCGATCGCGCGCGCGCTCGCCGCCGTCGCGAGCGAAGCACTGGCGCTGCGCGTCGACGCGCCGGTCGAGATCGAGGACGTCGAGTGGAGCGAAGCGTGGAAGGAAGGGCTCGCGCCGATCGTCGTCTCCGAGCGGCTCGTCGTGCGGCCGTCGTTCCGCAGCGCGCCCCTCGCGCCGGGGCAGGTCGACGTCGCGATCGATCCGGGCCAGGCGTTCGGCACCGGCGCGCACGCCTCGACCTTCCTCGCGCTCGCGTGCATGGACGAGCGCCTGGCGCGCGCGCCCGCGTCGCGCGTGCTCGACGTCGGCACGGGGAGCGGCGTGCTCGCGCTGTGCGCGCTGCGCCTCGGCGCGGCGCGCGCCGTGGGCTTCGACCTCGACCCGCTCGCCGCGCCCGCGGCGCGCGCGGCGGCGCGCGCGAACGGGCTCGACGCGCGGCTCGACGTGTTCACGGGCGGTGTCGACGCGCTCGGCGCGCGCGCGCGCGGCTTCGACCTGGTCGTCGCGAACCTGCTGCGCGGCGAGCTGCTCCCGATCGCGCAGGAGGTCGCGGCGTGCGTCGCGCCCGGCGGCGCGCTCGTGCTCGCCGGGCTGCTCGATCGCGACGCGCCGCCCGTCGCCGCGCGCTTCGCGCGGACGACGCCGCCGCTCGCGATCGCGTCGCGGCGCGAGCGCATCGACGCCGACGGCGAGTGCTGGGTCGGGCTCGTGCTCGAGCGCGCGAGCGGCTGA
- a CDS encoding MMPL family transporter, whose protein sequence is MGGRGAASLTAPPPAPASPLPPAPARRRASWLEPLALAALRRPRLSIAAWAALALASALAALDLRIETSTDSVLDREGPSWQAYRESVERFGGDEVVVVAVRGETAWDPRALSEVARLSEELEAAPGIRRVDSLATVPVIRGRPDGTLDLDPALPDGAPVDAAGAARARAAVEGDRLAPGLLVSRDARAFSVTCIVEDITSEDDAAVLAAIAAAAPRLPTWRSGGPVFRTRVSEWTRDELARLVPATAATIALLVAIVFGASWHVAVPLLTGGLGSVVVLAAMARAGVAMTLTGAILPSVLLALGCAYALHVMAAFRACDDDVDARAEALRGLVRPIGLSGATTAIGFVAMSFVHIDVVRHVGVFGAVGTLVVMLASITFAPACLRGLHGRAPTRVWSWLASRAPERVFRLVAARPRATIAAWLAVAAAVGVGIARLEVETDVVLWFQRGSAVREDYEAIRAALAGISPMNVVVESRAGRAVTEPDVVRALAGLTEFLEAQPEMGRAISLADPLRQLHGGFLGDASQPLPTTRPQAEQYLLLLESVDSIRDLVASDRASANVLLRVDENGSNALVSLARRAEAWWRDHGPADFAASTTGVMHEYAVSENEIARGQLVGLAFALGSIGGLLVLVTRSARLAALALVPNVVPIVLLFGAMGLAGVPLDAGTVLIGCLALGIAVDDTIHLLERFRAGVARGAREALRAALAQTLPAIALTSIAVGAGFAALAISPFVLVRNLGVLTSAVMVACLLADLLLLPPLLLLAFGRGGASTGAREAADGPGAASSS, encoded by the coding sequence GTGGGTGGTCGTGGGGCGGCGTCGCTGACCGCTCCGCCTCCCGCTCCCGCGAGCCCGCTCCCTCCCGCCCCCGCGCGCCGCCGCGCGAGCTGGCTCGAGCCGCTCGCCCTCGCCGCGCTGCGCCGCCCCCGCCTCTCGATCGCCGCGTGGGCGGCGCTCGCGCTCGCGAGCGCACTCGCGGCGCTCGACCTGCGCATCGAGACCTCGACCGACAGCGTGCTCGACCGCGAAGGCCCGAGCTGGCAAGCGTACCGCGAGAGCGTCGAGCGCTTCGGCGGCGACGAGGTCGTCGTCGTCGCGGTGCGCGGCGAGACGGCGTGGGATCCGCGCGCGCTCTCCGAGGTGGCGCGCCTCTCCGAGGAGCTCGAGGCCGCTCCCGGCATCCGGCGCGTCGACAGCCTGGCGACGGTGCCGGTGATCCGCGGCCGGCCCGACGGCACGCTCGATCTCGACCCCGCGCTCCCGGACGGCGCGCCCGTCGACGCCGCGGGCGCCGCGCGCGCACGCGCGGCGGTCGAGGGCGATCGCCTCGCGCCCGGGCTGCTCGTGTCGCGGGACGCGCGCGCGTTCTCCGTCACCTGCATCGTCGAGGACATCACGTCCGAGGACGACGCGGCCGTGCTCGCCGCGATCGCCGCCGCCGCGCCGAGGCTGCCGACGTGGCGATCGGGCGGCCCGGTCTTCCGCACGCGCGTGAGCGAGTGGACGCGGGACGAGCTCGCGCGGCTCGTCCCGGCGACCGCGGCGACGATCGCGCTGCTCGTCGCGATCGTCTTCGGCGCGTCGTGGCACGTCGCTGTGCCGCTCCTGACGGGAGGGCTCGGGAGTGTCGTCGTGCTCGCCGCGATGGCGCGCGCGGGCGTCGCGATGACGCTGACGGGCGCCATCCTGCCCTCGGTGCTGCTCGCGCTCGGTTGCGCGTATGCGCTCCACGTCATGGCCGCGTTCCGGGCGTGCGACGACGACGTCGACGCGCGCGCCGAGGCGCTGCGCGGGCTCGTGCGTCCGATCGGACTCTCGGGTGCCACGACCGCGATCGGCTTCGTCGCCATGTCCTTCGTGCACATCGACGTCGTGCGCCACGTGGGCGTGTTCGGCGCGGTCGGGACGCTCGTGGTGATGCTCGCGTCGATCACGTTCGCGCCGGCGTGCCTGCGCGGGCTCCACGGACGCGCGCCCACGCGCGTGTGGAGCTGGCTCGCGAGCCGCGCACCCGAGCGCGTCTTCCGCCTCGTCGCGGCGCGTCCGCGCGCGACGATCGCGGCCTGGCTCGCGGTCGCGGCCGCGGTCGGCGTCGGCATCGCGCGCCTCGAGGTCGAGACCGACGTCGTCCTGTGGTTCCAGCGCGGATCGGCGGTGCGCGAGGACTACGAGGCGATCCGCGCGGCGCTCGCGGGCATCAGCCCGATGAACGTCGTGGTGGAGAGCCGCGCGGGGCGCGCGGTGACGGAGCCCGACGTCGTGCGCGCACTCGCGGGCCTGACGGAGTTCCTCGAGGCGCAGCCCGAGATGGGCCGCGCGATCTCGCTCGCGGACCCGCTCCGGCAGCTCCACGGAGGCTTCCTCGGCGACGCGTCGCAGCCGCTTCCCACGACGCGGCCGCAGGCCGAGCAGTACCTGCTCCTGCTCGAGTCGGTCGACTCGATCCGCGACCTCGTCGCATCCGATCGCGCCTCGGCGAACGTGCTGCTGCGCGTCGACGAGAACGGCTCGAACGCGCTCGTCTCGCTCGCGCGGCGCGCGGAGGCGTGGTGGCGCGATCACGGCCCGGCCGACTTCGCGGCGTCGACGACGGGCGTCATGCACGAGTACGCCGTGTCGGAGAACGAGATCGCGCGCGGGCAGCTCGTCGGGCTCGCGTTCGCGCTGGGCTCGATCGGCGGCCTGCTCGTGCTCGTGACCCGCAGCGCGCGGCTCGCGGCGCTCGCGCTCGTCCCGAACGTCGTGCCGATCGTGCTGCTCTTCGGCGCGATGGGGCTCGCTGGCGTGCCGCTCGACGCGGGCACGGTGCTGATCGGCTGTCTCGCGCTCGGGATCGCCGTCGACGACACGATCCATCTGCTCGAGCGCTTCCGCGCGGGGGTCGCGCGGGGCGCGCGCGAGGCGCTGCGCGCGGCGCTCGCGCAGACGCTGCCCGCGATCGCGCTCACGTCGATCGCGGTCGGCGCCGGGTTCGCGGCGCTCGCGATCTCGCCCTTCGTCCTCGTGCGCAACCTCGGCGTGCTGACGAGCGCCGTGATGGTCGCGTGCCTGCTCGCCGACCTCCTGCTCCTGCCGCCCCTGCTGCTGCTGGCGTTCGGGCGGGGCGGGGCGTCGACGGGTGCCAGGGAGGCCGCCGACGGGCCGGGGGCCGCCTCAAGCTCCTGA
- a CDS encoding diiron oxygenase yields MDLAKIDRLRRASVTKSYLPEKDVGWGVPYGSAHPALPSEVVSLRDLPEYAALDAAGREALARHELASMFSTFVRFEAVINAYLARYAQKCASDDPLLPYALHVVEEEARHSRMFARAVDELGTGPYPRRGLFGRAEALGAALIWTSPSLFFLGVLAVEDVTDLVMAAALEHPELHPTVAEVSRIHRVEESRHMEFMREVILERYTRAGAVERAAMRVAAPMLALLVFTLLVSPRVYERSGVAGGTWASWRLWMRATRSPSRARLRASSVARMRRWLDQHGLVEGIASRIWAWAG; encoded by the coding sequence ATGGATCTCGCCAAGATCGACAGGCTCCGTCGCGCCTCCGTCACCAAGTCCTACCTCCCGGAGAAGGACGTCGGCTGGGGCGTCCCGTACGGGAGTGCGCACCCGGCGCTTCCCTCCGAGGTCGTCTCGCTCCGCGACCTCCCCGAGTACGCGGCGCTCGACGCGGCGGGACGCGAAGCACTCGCGCGCCACGAGCTCGCCTCGATGTTCTCGACGTTCGTGCGCTTCGAGGCCGTGATCAACGCCTACCTCGCCCGCTACGCGCAGAAGTGTGCCTCCGACGACCCACTGCTCCCGTACGCGCTGCACGTCGTCGAGGAGGAGGCGCGCCACAGCCGCATGTTCGCGCGCGCCGTCGACGAGCTCGGCACCGGGCCGTACCCGCGCCGCGGGCTATTCGGCCGCGCCGAGGCGCTCGGCGCGGCGCTGATCTGGACGAGCCCGTCGCTCTTCTTCCTCGGCGTGCTCGCGGTGGAGGACGTCACGGACCTCGTGATGGCCGCGGCGCTCGAGCACCCCGAGCTGCATCCGACGGTCGCCGAGGTGTCGCGCATCCACCGCGTCGAGGAGTCGCGGCACATGGAGTTCATGCGCGAGGTGATCCTCGAGCGGTACACGCGCGCCGGCGCGGTCGAGCGCGCCGCGATGCGCGTCGCCGCGCCGATGCTCGCGCTGCTCGTCTTCACGCTGCTCGTCTCGCCGCGCGTCTACGAGCGAAGCGGCGTGGCGGGCGGGACGTGGGCGTCCTGGCGCCTGTGGATGCGCGCCACGCGCTCTCCTTCGCGCGCGCGCCTGCGCGCTTCGTCGGTGGCGCGCATGCGCCGCTGGCTCGACCAACACGGTCTCGTCGAGGGCATCGCGAGCCGCATCTGGGCGTGGGCGGGCTGA
- a CDS encoding deaminase has product MLIGVAGRNAAGKGEVVHYLAERSFYALSLSDVIRDELRKRGLEESRERMIDLGRELRAAGGPSALADRLVARLLPERNYVIDSIRHPAEVEALRASGRPFHLLWIEADEAKRFERMRARGRAGDPATLDGLRELEGRELASADPAAQQLLAVRELADTTLHNDGDLALLHDAVQRVLERVQYFERPDWDVYFMDIARVVSSRSNCVKRKVAAVITRDRRIISTGYNGTPRGTRNCNEGGCPRCNAFAPGGTRLDECLCSHGEENAITQAAYHGVSVRGGTIYTTCSPCLQCTKMIINAGLVEVVYNAGYPLGETSLDLLAEAGVAVRRVADPG; this is encoded by the coding sequence ATGCTGATCGGCGTCGCGGGCCGCAATGCGGCGGGGAAGGGCGAGGTGGTGCACTACCTCGCCGAGCGCAGCTTCTACGCACTCTCGCTCTCCGACGTCATCCGCGACGAGCTGCGCAAGCGCGGGCTCGAGGAGTCGCGCGAGCGGATGATCGATCTCGGGCGCGAGCTGCGCGCGGCGGGCGGGCCGAGCGCACTCGCCGACCGGCTCGTCGCCCGGCTGCTGCCCGAGCGCAACTACGTGATCGACTCGATCCGCCACCCGGCGGAGGTCGAAGCGCTGCGCGCGAGCGGTCGGCCGTTCCACCTGCTGTGGATCGAGGCCGACGAGGCGAAGCGCTTCGAGCGCATGCGGGCGCGCGGGCGCGCGGGCGACCCGGCCACGCTCGACGGCCTGCGCGAGCTCGAGGGGCGCGAGCTGGCGAGCGCCGATCCGGCCGCGCAGCAGCTGCTCGCCGTGCGCGAGCTCGCCGACACCACGCTGCACAACGACGGCGACCTCGCGCTGCTCCACGACGCCGTGCAGCGCGTGCTCGAACGCGTGCAGTACTTCGAACGGCCCGACTGGGACGTCTACTTCATGGACATCGCGCGCGTCGTGTCGTCGCGCAGCAACTGCGTGAAGCGCAAGGTCGCGGCCGTCATCACGCGCGACCGCCGCATCATCTCGACCGGCTACAACGGGACGCCGCGCGGCACGCGCAACTGCAACGAGGGAGGCTGCCCGCGCTGCAACGCCTTCGCGCCGGGCGGGACGCGCCTCGACGAGTGCCTGTGCTCGCACGGCGAGGAGAACGCGATCACGCAGGCCGCCTATCACGGCGTCAGCGTGCGCGGCGGCACCATCTACACGACGTGCTCGCCGTGCCTGCAGTGCACGAAGATGATCATCAACGCGGGGCTGGTCGAGGTCGTCTACAACGCCGGCTACCCGCTCGGCGAGACGTCCCTCGACCTGCTCGCGGAGGCGGGCGTCGCCGTGCGCCGGGTGGCCGACCCGGGCTGA